A DNA window from Pseudomonas sp. GD03919 contains the following coding sequences:
- the pilQ gene encoding type IV pilus secretin PilQ — protein MNGSLSRLSVALMAALLSPAVLAANLQGLDVASLPGDRVELKLSFDEPVTAPRGYTIEQPARIALDLPGVSNKLGSKNRELGVGNARSVTIVEAKDRTRLIVNLTKLAPYSTRVEGNDLFVLVGDTSSLTSRPAAVSAVTNTVPAKKVYGPQPKAINNIDFQRGEQGEGNVIITLSDKSVAPDIQEESGKIRLDFVKTELPEFLRVRLDVKDFATPVQFVSATGSADKTSIVIEPVGLYDYLAYQTDNTLTLSVKPLSQEDAEQRKAERFAYTGEKLSLNFQDIDVRSVLQLIADFTDLNLVASDTVAGNITLRLQNVPWDQALDLVLKTKGLDKRQVGNVLLVAPADEIAARERQELESQKQIAELAPLRRELIQVNYAKAAEMAKLFQSVTSADGASDVRGSVTVDERTNSIIAYQTQDRLDELRRIIAQLDIPVRQVMIEARIVEANVDYDKALGVRWGGATRRGNWSVYGKDGATSFDSDSGQVFLPGTDTVGSVTLQDGVAPVPFVDMGVLGSTSGIGIGFLTDNLTLDLQLSAMEKTGNGEIVSQPKVVTSDKETAKILKGQEVPYQEASSSGATSTSFKEAALSLEVTPQITPDNRIIMEVKVTKDAPDFARALNGVPPINKNEVNAKVLVNDGETIVIGGVFSNTQTKGVEKVPLLGDLPFLGRVFRRDIVSDNKAELLVFITPRIMNNQAIAVNR, from the coding sequence ATGAATGGCTCTCTTTCGCGTCTTAGCGTCGCCCTGATGGCTGCGCTGCTGTCACCCGCAGTCTTGGCGGCTAACTTACAGGGTCTGGATGTTGCCAGTTTGCCCGGTGATAGGGTTGAGTTGAAACTGTCCTTCGATGAGCCGGTAACGGCTCCTCGCGGCTATACCATCGAGCAGCCTGCGCGTATTGCTCTGGACCTTCCGGGTGTGTCGAACAAACTGGGCTCCAAGAACAGAGAGCTGGGCGTCGGAAATGCGCGCAGTGTGACCATCGTCGAAGCCAAGGACCGTACCCGGCTTATTGTCAATCTGACCAAGCTCGCGCCTTACAGCACGCGTGTCGAAGGTAACGATCTGTTCGTTCTGGTCGGTGACACTTCCTCTTTAACATCGCGTCCTGCTGCAGTATCTGCTGTAACCAATACAGTGCCTGCCAAGAAAGTCTACGGTCCGCAGCCCAAGGCAATCAACAATATTGATTTTCAGCGTGGTGAACAGGGTGAAGGCAATGTCATTATCACGCTTTCTGATAAGTCAGTTGCGCCTGACATCCAAGAGGAGAGTGGTAAGATTCGTCTTGATTTTGTGAAGACGGAATTGCCTGAATTTCTGAGAGTTCGTCTTGATGTCAAGGACTTTGCGACTCCGGTGCAGTTCGTTAGTGCCACGGGTAGCGCAGACAAAACCAGTATCGTGATCGAACCAGTTGGTTTATACGATTACCTGGCTTACCAGACTGACAACACGCTGACCTTGAGTGTTAAGCCTCTTTCCCAGGAGGACGCCGAACAGCGTAAAGCTGAGCGATTTGCTTATACCGGGGAGAAACTGTCGCTTAACTTCCAGGATATCGACGTGCGCTCGGTCTTGCAGTTGATCGCTGACTTCACTGACTTGAATCTGGTGGCAAGTGACACTGTTGCGGGTAATATCACTTTACGTCTGCAGAATGTGCCATGGGATCAGGCGTTGGATTTGGTTTTGAAGACCAAGGGCTTGGATAAGCGTCAAGTTGGTAACGTCTTGCTTGTTGCCCCGGCTGATGAAATCGCAGCGCGTGAGCGCCAGGAATTGGAATCGCAAAAGCAAATTGCTGAGCTGGCTCCGCTGCGGCGTGAACTGATTCAGGTAAATTATGCCAAGGCCGCTGAAATGGCCAAACTGTTTCAGTCTGTTACCAGTGCCGACGGTGCTTCAGATGTTCGTGGGTCTGTAACGGTCGATGAACGAACCAACAGCATCATTGCTTACCAGACGCAGGATCGCCTGGATGAGTTGAGGCGAATCATCGCCCAGCTCGATATCCCTGTGCGTCAGGTAATGATCGAGGCGCGCATTGTTGAGGCTAATGTGGATTATGACAAGGCCTTGGGGGTGCGTTGGGGGGGGGCAACTCGTCGCGGAAACTGGAGCGTTTACGGCAAGGATGGTGCCACCTCTTTCGATAGTGATAGTGGGCAGGTCTTTTTGCCGGGTACCGATACGGTAGGCAGCGTTACGCTGCAGGATGGCGTGGCTCCTGTGCCCTTCGTCGATATGGGTGTTCTTGGTAGTACTTCGGGTATCGGTATCGGTTTCCTTACTGATAATTTGACGCTTGACCTGCAGCTGTCGGCTATGGAAAAGACGGGCAATGGCGAGATTGTTTCTCAACCCAAGGTTGTGACGTCGGATAAGGAAACTGCGAAGATCCTGAAGGGGCAGGAAGTACCCTATCAGGAGGCCAGTTCTAGTGGTGCCACCAGTACATCCTTCAAGGAGGCAGCGCTCTCACTGGAGGTTACGCCGCAGATTACCCCGGATAATCGCATCATCATGGAGGTGAAAGTAACCAAGGATGCGCCTGACTTTGCTCGGGCTCTTAATGGTGTGCCGCCAATCAACAAGAACGAAGTCAATGCCAAGGTACTGGTCAACGACGGTGAGACCATTGTGATTGGTGGGGTATTCTCCAATACCCAGACTAAGGGTGTAGAGAAAGTGCCACTTCTCGGTGATCTGCCGTTCCTTGGGCGTGTATTCCGTCGTGATATCGTCAGTGACAACAAAGCCGAGTTGCTGGTTTTCATCACTCCGCGCATCATGAACAACCAAGCCATTGCCGTGAACCGATGA
- the pilP gene encoding type 4a pilus biogenesis lipoprotein PilP, whose amino-acid sequence MRISSLMLVVGFSLLAGCGAGGDFSDLRAYMDEVRARPKGSIEPLPTFKPYESFTYRASSLRSPFQPPVKIDVVTRQKGSAEIKPDETRVKQFLEGFNIETFEMVGTLRNERELYALVNGAGGVHRVKVGDYLGRNHGKILAIDESKIDVMEIVPDGEGGWLERPRSLSLKERS is encoded by the coding sequence ATGAGAATCTCGAGTTTGATGCTGGTTGTCGGGTTTTCCCTGTTGGCGGGGTGCGGGGCGGGTGGCGATTTTTCGGATTTGCGTGCTTATATGGATGAAGTGCGCGCCAGGCCCAAGGGCTCCATTGAGCCACTGCCGACATTCAAGCCTTATGAAAGCTTTACTTATCGCGCATCATCGCTACGTAGTCCGTTTCAGCCGCCAGTCAAGATTGATGTTGTGACGCGCCAGAAAGGATCGGCAGAAATCAAGCCGGACGAAACACGAGTCAAGCAGTTCCTCGAAGGATTCAATATTGAAACTTTCGAAATGGTTGGCACGCTTAGGAATGAGCGAGAGCTGTATGCTCTAGTTAATGGTGCTGGTGGCGTTCATCGGGTAAAGGTGGGTGATTATCTTGGGCGTAACCACGGCAAGATTCTCGCGATTGATGAGTCCAAGATTGACGTCATGGAAATTGTTCCAGATGGCGAGGGTGGCTGGCTTGAGCGACCACGCAGCCTTTCCTTGAAGGAGCGCTCCTGA
- the pilO gene encoding type 4a pilus biogenesis protein PilO: protein MSIKDSIEGLRSIDINNLDLNNIGSWPAAVRFIAGLLLFILVLVLGYNFHLKDLQSLLEQRQQEELTLKEQFSSKAFQAANLEAYKEQMKEMEVSFGALLRQLPSDTEVPGLLEDITRTGLGSGLEFEEIKLQPEVAQQFYIELPIQIKVTGGYHDLATFVSGVASLPRIVTLHDFQLAPSAAGGSSRLSMQIMAKTYRYNDKGAQ, encoded by the coding sequence ATGAGTATCAAGGACTCTATCGAAGGCCTGCGTAGCATAGATATCAACAACCTTGACTTAAATAACATCGGATCCTGGCCGGCGGCGGTAAGGTTTATTGCAGGGCTGCTGCTTTTTATACTGGTTCTTGTGCTTGGTTATAATTTTCATCTCAAGGATCTGCAGTCTTTATTAGAGCAGCGCCAGCAGGAAGAGTTGACGCTCAAGGAGCAGTTTTCCAGTAAGGCCTTTCAGGCTGCCAATCTGGAGGCTTACAAGGAGCAGATGAAGGAAATGGAGGTTTCGTTCGGTGCGCTGTTGCGCCAGTTGCCGAGCGATACTGAAGTGCCAGGTTTGCTGGAAGACATCACGCGTACCGGATTGGGGAGTGGGTTGGAGTTTGAAGAGATCAAATTGCAGCCCGAAGTTGCTCAGCAGTTCTATATCGAATTGCCGATACAGATCAAGGTGACGGGCGGTTATCACGACCTGGCCACATTTGTCAGTGGTGTTGCCAGTTTGCCGCGTATCGTAACGTTACACGACTTTCAATTGGCACCATCTGCTGCAGGTGGTTCCAGTCGCTTGAGTATGCAAATTATGGCCAAAACTTATCGTTACAATGATAAGGGGGCTCAATAA
- a CDS encoding PilN domain-containing protein translates to MARINLLPWREQLREERKQRFLVALVGVLVVAAGLVFLADQILSAAIDNQNARNDFIKKEIAVLDARIKEISELRTRRQQLLERMKIIQDLQGNRPIIGRIFDQLVRTLPDGVYFTAVKMEGKNISIVGAAESNNRVSNLMRNLEASDWLMAPSLTEVKSVTAGALDQANVFQLTVQQTQPEPEKSEAVQ, encoded by the coding sequence ATGGCGCGGATTAACCTACTTCCCTGGCGTGAGCAGCTGCGTGAAGAGCGCAAGCAGCGGTTTCTGGTTGCGCTGGTCGGTGTGCTCGTTGTGGCGGCTGGCTTGGTGTTTCTCGCTGATCAAATACTTAGCGCTGCTATCGATAATCAGAATGCACGAAATGACTTCATCAAGAAGGAAATAGCTGTCCTTGACGCTCGCATCAAGGAAATCAGCGAATTGCGTACGCGCAGGCAGCAGCTTTTGGAGCGGATGAAGATCATTCAGGATCTGCAGGGTAACCGACCGATCATTGGGCGTATATTTGACCAGTTGGTAAGGACGCTGCCTGATGGGGTGTATTTCACTGCTGTCAAGATGGAAGGCAAGAATATCTCTATTGTCGGTGCTGCCGAGTCGAATAACCGTGTATCCAATCTGATGCGTAATCTGGAGGCGTCGGACTGGCTGATGGCTCCTAGCCTCACGGAGGTCAAGTCGGTTACGGCAGGCGCCCTTGATCAGGCAAATGTATTTCAGTTGACTGTTCAGCAGACTCAGCCTGAGCCGGAAAAATCGGAGGCCGTGCAATGA
- a CDS encoding pilus assembly protein PilM has translation MLGLFTKKANTLLGIDISSTSVKLLELSRSGSRYKVEAYAVEPLPPNAVVEKNIAELEGVGQALSRVLAKAKSGVKTAAVAVAGSAVITKTIEMEAGLSEDDLENQLKIEADQYIPYPLEEVAIDFEVQGPAPRNPERVEVLLAACRKENVEVREAALALAGLTAKVVDVEAYALERAYGLLEAQLGAGHDELTVAVVDIGATMTTLSVLHNGRTIYTREQLFGGKQLTEEIQRRYGLSVEEAGLAKKQGGLPDDYDSEVLQPFKEAVVQQVSRSLQFFFAAGQFNDVDYILLAGGTASIPDLDRLIQQKIGTQTLVANPFADMALSSKVNAGALASDAPALMIACGLAMRSFD, from the coding sequence GTGCTAGGGCTCTTCACTAAGAAAGCGAATACGCTGCTGGGGATCGATATCAGCTCGACTTCGGTCAAGCTCCTCGAACTGAGTCGCTCGGGAAGCCGCTACAAGGTAGAGGCCTATGCCGTCGAGCCACTTCCGCCCAATGCAGTGGTCGAGAAGAACATTGCCGAGTTGGAGGGGGTCGGTCAGGCACTTTCTCGCGTTTTGGCCAAGGCCAAGAGCGGTGTCAAGACTGCGGCCGTTGCCGTTGCTGGTTCGGCCGTGATCACCAAAACCATCGAAATGGAAGCCGGGCTTTCCGAGGACGATCTGGAGAATCAGCTCAAGATCGAGGCAGATCAGTACATTCCCTACCCGCTGGAAGAAGTGGCCATCGATTTCGAGGTTCAGGGGCCGGCGCCGCGTAATCCCGAGCGTGTCGAGGTGTTGCTGGCGGCATGCCGCAAGGAAAACGTCGAGGTCCGCGAGGCCGCGCTTGCGCTTGCGGGGCTTACCGCGAAAGTGGTCGACGTCGAAGCCTATGCCCTCGAACGTGCCTACGGTCTGCTGGAGGCGCAACTGGGCGCTGGTCATGACGAGTTGACCGTCGCTGTAGTGGATATCGGTGCGACCATGACTACGTTGAGCGTCCTGCACAACGGTCGCACCATCTACACCCGCGAGCAGCTCTTCGGCGGCAAGCAACTGACCGAGGAAATCCAGCGTCGCTATGGTCTGTCCGTGGAGGAAGCCGGGCTTGCCAAGAAGCAAGGTGGTCTTCCGGATGACTACGACAGCGAAGTGTTGCAGCCGTTCAAAGAAGCTGTTGTTCAGCAGGTTTCCCGCTCGCTGCAGTTTTTCTTCGCTGCTGGGCAGTTCAACGATGTCGACTACATACTCCTCGCCGGCGGCACTGCATCGATCCCTGATCTCGATCGGTTGATCCAGCAAAAAATCGGTACGCAGACCCTGGTGGCCAACCCCTTTGCCGATATGGCGCTCAGTAGCAAGGTCAATGCCGGTGCGCTGGCCAGTGATGCGCCGGCACTGATGATTGCCTGTGGTCTGGCGATGAGGAGTTTTGACTGA
- a CDS encoding penicillin-binding protein 1A: MIRLLKFIWWSSVAVFCGLLLSFSGAFLYLSPTLPSVESLRQVQLQIPLRIYSSDAKLIAEFGEMRRSPIRFDEIPKEFISALLAAEDDNFANHYGVDVTSLMRAATQLLKSGQIQSGGSTITMQVAKNFFLTSERSFSRKATEILLALQIERELSKDEILELYVNKIYLGHRAYGIEAAAQVYYGKSIRDLNLAQMAMIAGLPKAPSRYNPLVNPTRAKERRDWILGRLYRLGRIDQGSYEQALAEEVDARYHVPTPELSAPYIAEMARAEMVGRYGSEAYTEGFNVTTTVPSHLQEAANTALRDGLISYDQRHGYRGPESRLPGMTRETWLAELGKFRSIGGLEPAVVSQVEKSGILVLTRNGEEQAVSWDSMKWARPYLNTNSMGPRPQQPADVVQPGDIVRVQRQADGSLRFTQVPAAQSALVSLDPYSGAIQALVGGFSFDQSNYNRAVQAKRQPGSSFKPFIYSAALDSGYTAATLVNDAPIILSDDYLSQKWRPKNDNNTFLGPIRMREALYKSRNLVSIRLLQDMGIDRSLRYIERFGFAPQDLPRNLSLALGTASLTPMEIAEGWATFANGGYKIEPYLIERIEDRNGKLLFRANPARVPGNEPSEENANLTVNATADLPPEEPKVAEQIIDERTAYIMTSMLQDVIKRGTGRRALALGRSDLAGKTGTTNESKDSWFSGYNADYVTTVWAGFDQPESLGRHEYGGTVALPIWMNYMGVVLKDRPNHLPKEPKGLVTLRVDPVSGRAAAPGTPDAYFELFKSEDSPPPMSEFEPGMGVPGSPLPADEMAPIDLF; the protein is encoded by the coding sequence TTGATACGCCTGCTAAAGTTCATCTGGTGGTCTAGCGTTGCCGTTTTTTGTGGGCTATTGCTCAGTTTCAGCGGTGCGTTTCTTTATCTTAGCCCGACCCTGCCGTCCGTCGAGTCGCTGCGCCAGGTTCAGCTGCAGATCCCCCTGCGCATCTATAGCAGCGATGCCAAGCTGATTGCCGAGTTCGGCGAGATGCGTCGCTCGCCGATTCGCTTCGACGAGATCCCCAAGGAATTCATCAGCGCCCTGCTGGCCGCCGAGGACGATAACTTCGCCAACCATTATGGCGTCGATGTGACCAGCCTGATGCGCGCTGCCACGCAATTATTGAAAAGCGGTCAGATTCAGAGTGGTGGCAGCACCATCACCATGCAGGTAGCGAAGAATTTCTTCCTGACCAGCGAGCGCAGCTTTTCGCGCAAGGCCACCGAGATCCTCCTGGCCCTGCAGATCGAGCGAGAGCTGAGCAAGGATGAAATCCTCGAGCTCTACGTCAACAAGATCTATCTCGGCCACCGCGCCTATGGCATCGAAGCGGCCGCACAGGTCTATTACGGCAAATCGATTCGTGACCTGAACCTGGCCCAGATGGCCATGATCGCTGGCTTGCCGAAAGCGCCGTCGCGTTACAACCCACTGGTCAACCCGACACGCGCCAAGGAACGCCGCGACTGGATTCTCGGCCGCCTCTATCGCCTTGGCCGCATCGACCAGGGCAGCTATGAACAAGCGCTGGCAGAAGAAGTCGACGCCCGCTACCACGTGCCAACGCCTGAACTGAGTGCACCTTATATAGCCGAGATGGCGCGCGCAGAAATGGTTGGTCGTTATGGCAGCGAGGCTTATACGGAAGGCTTCAACGTCACCACCACCGTGCCGAGTCATTTGCAGGAAGCAGCCAACACCGCACTCCGTGACGGCCTGATCAGCTACGACCAACGCCATGGATATCGCGGCCCCGAGAGCCGCCTGCCCGGAATGACGCGCGAGACCTGGCTTGCCGAACTGGGCAAGTTCCGCAGCATTGGCGGCCTGGAGCCAGCCGTGGTCAGCCAGGTCGAGAAAAGCGGCATTCTGGTACTGACCCGCAACGGCGAAGAACAGGCCGTCTCCTGGGACAGCATGAAATGGGCTCGCCCCTATCTCAATACCAACAGCATGGGCCCGCGCCCGCAGCAACCTGCAGATGTCGTGCAGCCGGGCGATATCGTGCGCGTGCAGCGCCAGGCCGATGGCAGCCTGCGCTTTACCCAGGTGCCGGCGGCGCAGAGTGCGCTGGTTTCTCTCGACCCCTACAGCGGTGCCATTCAGGCACTGGTTGGCGGTTTCTCTTTCGATCAGAGCAACTACAACCGCGCCGTGCAGGCCAAGCGCCAGCCGGGCTCGAGCTTCAAACCCTTCATCTATAGCGCGGCTCTCGATAGCGGCTACACCGCAGCGACGCTGGTCAACGACGCACCGATCATCCTCTCCGACGACTACCTGTCGCAGAAATGGCGGCCGAAAAATGACAACAACACCTTCCTCGGCCCGATTCGTATGCGTGAAGCACTGTACAAGTCACGCAACCTGGTGTCCATCCGCCTGCTGCAGGATATGGGCATCGACCGCAGCCTGCGCTACATCGAACGCTTCGGCTTCGCCCCACAGGACCTGCCACGCAACCTGTCGCTGGCACTGGGCACCGCCAGCCTGACCCCCATGGAAATCGCCGAGGGCTGGGCCACGTTTGCCAACGGCGGCTACAAGATCGAGCCATACCTGATCGAACGCATCGAAGACCGCAACGGCAAGCTGCTGTTCCGCGCCAACCCGGCGCGCGTCCCCGGCAACGAGCCGAGCGAAGAGAATGCCAACCTGACGGTGAACGCGACCGCTGATCTGCCCCCGGAAGAACCCAAGGTCGCTGAGCAGATCATCGACGAACGTACCGCCTACATCATGACCAGCATGCTGCAGGACGTGATCAAGCGTGGCACTGGCCGCCGCGCCCTGGCCCTGGGGCGTAGCGACTTGGCAGGCAAGACTGGCACCACCAACGAATCCAAGGACAGCTGGTTCTCCGGCTATAACGCCGATTACGTGACCACGGTCTGGGCCGGCTTCGACCAACCGGAAAGCCTGGGTCGCCACGAATACGGCGGCACCGTCGCGCTGCCGATCTGGATGAACTACATGGGCGTCGTACTCAAGGATCGCCCCAACCATCTGCCCAAGGAACCCAAGGGGCTGGTGACGCTGCGTGTCGATCCAGTCAGCGGTCGCGCCGCGGCACCCGGCACACCGGACGCCTATTTCGAACTGTTCAAGAGCGAAGATTCACCCCCTCCGATGAGCGAGTTCGAACCCGGCATGGGTGTTCCTGGCAGCCCGCTACCGGCCGACGAAATGGCGCCGATCGACTTGTTCTAG
- a CDS encoding malic enzyme-like NAD(P)-binding protein, which yields MSDLKTAALEYHAQPRPGKLSVELTKATATARDLSLAYSPGVAEPVREIARDPELAYRYTGKGNLVAVISDGTAILGLGDLGPLASKPVMEGKGVLFKRFAGVDVFDIEVDAESPQAFIDTVKRISITFGGINLEDIKAPECFEIERALIEQCDIPVFHDDQHGTAIVTAAGMLNALEIAGKTLEEAKIVCLGAGAAAISCMKLLVSMGAKVENIFMVDRKGVIHAGRDDLNQYKAVFASETDRRTLSDALDGADVFVGLSGANLLSPEDLKRMAANPIVFACSNPDPEISPELAHKTRNDVIMATGRSDYPNQVNNVLGFPFIFRGALDVRATRINEEMKIAAALALRDLAKLPVPQDVCDAYGGIKLEFGREYIIPKPMDQRLITMVCDAVAKAAIESGVATLPYPKHYPLKSVDEVFNG from the coding sequence ATGTCAGATCTAAAAACTGCCGCTCTCGAATATCATGCCCAGCCCCGTCCCGGTAAGCTGAGTGTCGAGTTGACCAAAGCCACTGCCACTGCCCGCGACCTGTCGCTGGCCTACAGCCCGGGTGTCGCCGAGCCAGTGCGCGAAATCGCCCGTGACCCTGAGCTGGCCTACCGTTACACCGGTAAAGGCAACCTGGTCGCCGTAATTTCCGACGGTACTGCCATTCTCGGTCTGGGTGACCTTGGCCCGCTGGCTTCCAAGCCAGTCATGGAAGGTAAAGGCGTACTGTTCAAGCGCTTCGCCGGTGTCGACGTGTTCGATATCGAAGTGGATGCCGAGAGCCCGCAGGCCTTCATCGACACCGTCAAGCGTATCTCCATCACCTTCGGCGGCATCAACCTGGAAGATATCAAGGCGCCCGAGTGCTTCGAGATCGAGCGTGCGCTGATCGAGCAGTGTGACATTCCGGTATTCCACGATGACCAACACGGTACTGCGATCGTGACCGCTGCCGGCATGCTCAACGCCCTGGAAATCGCAGGCAAAACGCTCGAAGAAGCGAAGATCGTCTGCCTGGGCGCCGGTGCGGCTGCCATCTCCTGCATGAAGCTGCTGGTGAGCATGGGTGCCAAGGTCGAGAACATCTTCATGGTCGACCGCAAGGGCGTGATTCATGCCGGTCGCGATGACCTGAACCAGTACAAGGCCGTTTTCGCTTCCGAGACAGATCGTCGGACCCTGTCTGATGCGCTCGATGGCGCGGACGTCTTTGTCGGCCTGTCCGGTGCCAATCTGCTGAGCCCGGAAGACCTCAAGCGCATGGCGGCCAACCCGATCGTCTTCGCCTGCTCCAACCCGGATCCTGAAATCAGCCCAGAGCTGGCGCACAAGACGCGCAATGACGTGATCATGGCCACCGGTCGTTCCGACTACCCGAACCAGGTCAACAACGTACTCGGCTTCCCCTTCATCTTCCGTGGCGCGCTGGACGTGCGGGCGACCCGCATCAACGAAGAAATGAAGATCGCCGCTGCCCTGGCCCTGCGTGATCTGGCCAAGCTGCCGGTGCCGCAGGATGTCTGCGACGCGTACGGCGGCATCAAGCTGGAGTTCGGTCGCGAGTACATCATTCCGAAACCGATGGATCAGCGCCTGATCACCATGGTCTGCGACGCCGTGGCCAAGGCCGCTATCGAATCCGGTGTGGCGACCCTGCCGTATCCGAAGCACTATCCGCTGAAATCGGTGGATGAAGTGTTCAACGGCTGA
- a CDS encoding M48 family metalloprotease — MMRALTLCLLCSWLAGCAVNPATGRSDFVMMSERQELELGARYNQEILKQYPRYEDAKLQAYIQRVGERVARSSHRSQLKYVFTLVDSPDVNAFALPGGYIYIHRGLLAYLNSEAELAAVLGHEVGHVTARHSVRQQSQSTAWGLLGQAAAIGTGVGAVGDLANVMGNAFVRGYGRDMELEADGLGAQYLARSGYDPQAMIEVVKVLKSQEDFAREQAARRGEAPAAGGYHGLFDTHPDNDRRLQEVIGPARALAGGNQEVGRERFLQMLNGLVFGDSAASGIRRGRHFYHGELDFTLSYPQGWQLVNRPDVLIGHSPDEQAFIAMTLEVADKRLSPAEYLSQRVGNQRLVAGEELRLGALQGYTAVLQGQSARRVAVIYRGDNAYLFVAAVKGRASLETEDQRFLEVIRSYRPLKAAERQLAEPVRLHLVRVKAGQGMTGLASGAPLAADSEAQLRLLNGLYPRGEPRPGQWLKTLR; from the coding sequence ATGATGCGTGCGTTGACGCTGTGTCTGCTCTGCAGTTGGTTGGCCGGGTGTGCGGTCAATCCCGCGACCGGCCGTAGCGATTTCGTGATGATGAGCGAGCGTCAGGAACTGGAACTCGGCGCGCGCTACAACCAGGAAATCCTCAAGCAGTATCCGCGCTATGAGGACGCCAAGTTGCAGGCCTATATCCAGCGCGTCGGCGAGCGGGTGGCACGCAGCAGCCATCGCAGTCAGCTCAAGTACGTCTTCACCCTGGTCGACAGTCCGGACGTCAATGCCTTTGCATTACCGGGCGGCTACATCTATATCCATCGCGGGCTGCTGGCCTATCTCAACTCCGAGGCGGAGTTGGCTGCCGTGCTGGGGCATGAAGTGGGGCACGTGACGGCGCGTCACAGCGTACGTCAGCAAAGTCAGTCCACGGCCTGGGGGCTGCTCGGCCAGGCTGCGGCCATCGGTACCGGCGTCGGCGCAGTGGGCGATCTGGCCAATGTGATGGGCAATGCCTTCGTACGCGGCTATGGGCGCGACATGGAGCTGGAGGCTGATGGCCTGGGCGCGCAATATCTGGCGCGCAGTGGCTATGACCCGCAGGCGATGATCGAAGTGGTCAAGGTGCTCAAGAGTCAGGAAGACTTCGCTCGCGAGCAGGCTGCCAGGCGCGGAGAGGCGCCGGCAGCAGGCGGCTATCACGGCCTGTTCGACACCCACCCGGACAACGATAGACGCCTGCAGGAAGTGATCGGCCCGGCGCGTGCCTTGGCCGGCGGCAATCAGGAAGTGGGGCGCGAGCGTTTCCTGCAGATGCTCAATGGTTTGGTGTTCGGCGATTCGGCGGCCAGCGGCATTCGTCGTGGGCGCCATTTCTACCACGGCGAGCTGGACTTCACCCTGAGCTACCCGCAAGGCTGGCAACTGGTCAATCGCCCGGATGTACTGATCGGCCATAGCCCCGATGAGCAAGCCTTTATCGCCATGACCCTGGAGGTAGCGGACAAGCGCCTGTCGCCTGCCGAATATCTGAGCCAGCGCGTCGGCAACCAGCGTCTGGTGGCTGGCGAGGAGCTGCGCTTAGGTGCGTTACAGGGCTATACGGCGGTGTTGCAGGGGCAGTCGGCGCGTCGCGTGGCGGTGATCTATCGCGGCGACAACGCTTACCTGTTCGTGGCGGCAGTGAAAGGGCGTGCCTCGCTGGAAACCGAGGATCAGCGTTTTCTCGAGGTTATCCGCAGTTACCGGCCGCTGAAGGCGGCCGAGCGCCAGTTGGCCGAGCCGGTGCGTTTGCATCTGGTGCGGGTCAAGGCGGGGCAGGGCATGACTGGTCTGGCCAGTGGCGCGCCGCTGGCGGCCGATAGCGAGGCGCAGTTGAGGCTGCTCAATGGGCTATATCCGCGTGGCGAGCCGCGTCCGGGGCAGTGGTTGAAAACGCTGCGTTAG
- a CDS encoding thermonuclease family protein has product MRHSVILKKASLVGAFFVSLLCAGLAQAFCPLRADLAQVAVRQVVDGDTVRLTDGRSIRLIGINAPELGRKGRSDEPYALQAKRRLQALIDASDGRVGLLYGESRKDRYGRTLGHLYDRQGRNLEAQLLSEGLGFMVAVAPNTALVTCQAQAERQARSKRLGVWRSEQVKAAGQLRGGGFALLGGRVTSVQRNRGGLWIDLDGGRVLRVAPELLGEFDVPALEKLKGRQVEARGWVIDRQSRGGLKTGQARWMLPLTHSAMLEVLP; this is encoded by the coding sequence ATGCGCCACTCCGTGATACTGAAAAAGGCGTCCCTGGTGGGCGCCTTTTTCGTTTCTTTGCTTTGTGCCGGCCTGGCCCAGGCCTTCTGTCCGTTACGCGCAGATCTGGCTCAGGTTGCCGTGCGCCAGGTGGTCGATGGCGACACCGTGCGCTTGACCGATGGGCGCAGCATTCGCCTGATCGGCATCAACGCGCCCGAGCTTGGGCGCAAGGGGCGTAGTGATGAACCCTATGCCTTGCAGGCCAAGCGCCGCCTGCAGGCGTTGATCGATGCCAGCGATGGACGTGTCGGCCTGCTCTACGGTGAATCGCGCAAGGATCGTTACGGACGTACCCTGGGTCATCTTTACGACCGCCAGGGGCGTAATCTCGAGGCGCAGCTACTGAGCGAAGGCCTTGGCTTCATGGTCGCGGTGGCACCTAACACTGCGCTGGTGACCTGTCAGGCGCAGGCCGAGCGTCAGGCGCGCAGCAAGCGGCTTGGCGTGTGGCGTAGCGAGCAGGTGAAGGCGGCTGGCCAGTTACGTGGTGGAGGCTTCGCCTTGCTCGGCGGGCGGGTCACCAGTGTGCAGCGCAACCGAGGCGGCCTTTGGATTGATCTCGACGGTGGTCGGGTATTGCGCGTGGCGCCGGAACTGCTGGGTGAGTTCGACGTGCCTGCCTTGGAGAAGCTCAAGGGGCGACAGGTTGAAGCGCGTGGCTGGGTCATTGATCGCCAGAGCCGTGGCGGCTTGAAAACCGGACAGGCGCGCTGGATGCTGCCGCTGACTCATTCGGCGATGCTGGAGGTGTTGCCATGA